The sequence TCTCCTCGAAGGTTCCGCCCTCGAATTTCCAGCCGAGGCGGAAGCCGAAGGTGAGCGGCGTTGCGAGCCAGTAGTTCCTCGAGCGCCCGCCGGGCGCCGCGACCTGCGTGCGCACCTTCTCGTTGTTCTCGAGGTTCTGCGCGTAGACCTCGAACCACACCGGCGTCTCCGTCACGTCCCAGCGCAGGCGCTCGTCGGTGCGCGTGTAGGCGCCCTGACGATCGAGCGGGCTCTCGTAGAGGCGGTAGAAGACCTCGTCGCGCCAGGCGAAGTCGACGCGTGGCGCCAGCGTGCCGGCCGCGAACTCGATCGCATACTCCGCCGACGCGCTGACCGTCCACTTCGGTGCGCGCGGGAGGCTCTGGCCGCGCAGGTTCGCCGGCAACACGCCGTCGCAGGTGGGGCCGACGCCGTGGCGATCGCCGACCGGCTTGAAGGCGCAGAACGAGGTCGGGTTGCTGACCGTGGGTGAGTTGTCCTGCGAGATGAAGTCCGACGTGATCCCGGTGTGTAGCCAGCCGAAGTTCGCGGAGAGCTGCAAACGCTCGACTGGAAGCGCGACGAGCTGAATCTCGACGCCCATCACCTCGGACTTCGGCACGTTCGTCGTCACCGTGACGTTGTTCTGCGTCTCGTTCGCGAAGCGCTTGTCGAAGTCGTAGTAGATGACGGAGGTGTTGAGGAAGAGGCGATCGTCGAAGAGCGAGTTCTTCGCGCCGATCTCGTAGGCGATGATCTCTTCCGAATCGAACGGCTCGACCACGAGAAAGTTGAAGCCGCCGTGCCGCTCGCCGGTGCTGACGTTGGCGTAGAAGAGCTGCCCTTCGGCCGGGCGGAACTCGAGGCGCACGCGGCCGGTGACCGACTCCCAGCGTTCGTCCTTCACGACCGGCGTCGTGTTCGCGGTGAACTGATTGAGATCGCCGCGCAGGGGAGGCCGGAACGCGGTGTTCGCCACGGTGACGGGCACTCCTCCGAACGCGGTTGCGAGAGGTGTGAGCAGAACGGTGCGAAGCAGGTTGAAGCACTGCGGAGCGGTGAGGCCCGGCACGATGGAGTTGCACGGCGTTCCGTTGTCCGTGAAGTCGAAGGGCTCGAGCAGCACGTCCCACTCGGTCACGTCGAGCATCTCGCGATCGGTGCGGCTGTAACGCACGCCCGCGCTGAGCGTGAACTCGTCCAGCAAGTCGAAGCTCGCGTCGGCGAACACGCCGAGCGTCTCGGTGTCGACGTCGGAGCGCAGGCGAATGCCGGGCACGCTGTCGTCGAACGCCTGAAAGATGCAGGGGCCGCAGCAGCGCCGGATCATGTTCGGCGAGGCGGGGCTGAGCGGCGTCAGCACGTCGAACGCGTCGAAGATCTGGTAGTTCGCCGCCGCCGCGTTCTGCTGATAGAACCAGATCGGCACGTCGGTGTTCGGCGCTTCGTCGGTCTGATAGTTCGCACCGACGAGCCAAGTCAGGCGCCCGAGCCAGCCGTCGCTCTCGTACCGCGAGCGCAGCGTGGCTTCGCCGGTCCACGTCTTGTGCTTGTCGAGCAGCACGAGGCGGATCGCGTCGACGTCGGAGAAGTCCTCGTCGAAGTCGACCGCGTAGTCCCAATACTGGTAGTTGGCGTTGAGCTTCAGCTCGTGGTGCGGGATCTCGACCGCCAGGATCGCCTGTCCCCAATAAGTCTCGTGGAACTGCTTGTGGTCGCGATTCGCGCGGTGCTTGCGCGGGTCGCTCGGCAGCGGAGTCGCGCCGCTGTAGTCGACGCTCCCGAACAGCACAGACTGGCCGGCTGGGAGGGTCGGGTACTGCTGCAGCGGGCGGGATGTGCCGCCGTCATCGTTGTCCTTCGTCCACGCGCCGATCAGGTCGAACGTCACCGACTCGGTGGGCACGTAGCGCACCGATGCGCGCAGGCTTACGCCGCCCGAGAGCGCGTTGTTGGTGAGCTCCTTGCGCAGTCCGTTCTGGCCCTCGAGCTCATACACGTTCGACGGAAACTCGCGCATGAACGCGATGCGCGCGGAGAGCTTCTCCTCAAGGAGCGGGATGTTCACGACGCCGCGCATGCGCAGGTTCTACCACCAGCCGATGTCGAGGTCGCCGCTCATCTCCCAGGTGTCGAGCTTCGGACGGCGCGTGTGGAAGTTCATCGAGCCGCCGGTGGAGTTGCGGCCATAGAGCGTGCCCTGCGGACCGGGCAGCACCTCGACGCGCTCGAAGTCGTGGAAGCCGAGCAGCGCGACCGCGATCTGCTCGACGTAGATGTCGTTCACGTGCAGCTGAAAGCCAGGATCGATGCCGGGCCCCAGCACGTCGTGTCTTGCCCGAGGCCGCGCAGCGTGATCGCGGGCAAGCCGCCCGTCGCGACGAGACCGGGCACCTTCAGCTGGAGGTCGTACGCGTCCTGGATGTTGCCTTCGGTGAGCGCGTCGAGGGAGAACGCCGAGATCGTCTGCGCGACGTCCTGGAGGTTCTGCTCTCGCCGTTCGGCGGTGACGATGATCTCTTCGATGCCTCTCAGCTCGGGTCGCACTTCCGTTTGCGCGGTCGCCGGTGGCGACTCTTGGGCAGCGGCAGCAATCGAAAGAACGAACGAGATCGCGGCAGGAGCAAGCATGAGATGCGGGCGCATCGAGAACGTCCGTGGCACCCGATCGTGCCACGGCGCGGGGACGCGCGGCGAGAGATTCCTGGCGTCTCGGAGCCACGCGCGAGCCGCTGCGCCCCTGCGAACGCGGTGGCTCAGCGGTGCGAGGTCAGAAGGGCCAGAGGTCTCCGGCGCTCCCGCCGGTGAACTTGAATCCAAAGCGCGCGCCCACCGTTCGCGGAGCCGCCAGCCAATACACGTCGACCCAGTTGCCGGTTCCTTCGTGCTGGGTCTTCACGGTCTGATTGTCTTCGAGGTTCTGCAGGTAGAACTCGAACCACACCGGCTTCGAGCTCAGGTCGTAGCGAACGCGAAGATCCGTCCTCGTGTAAGCCCTCTGCGCCGAATCCGAATCCTCATACTGATTGAAGAAGATCGAGTCGCGATAGGCGAAATCGAGGCGCGGCGTAAGCGTGCCCGAAGCCATCTCGAACGCATACGCGACGGAGGCCGAGATCGAGAATTCGGGCGCTCGCGGAAGCACGTTGCCCTTCAGGTTCTGCAGAGGAGCCCCGTCGCAGGTCGGGCCGGATCCGTGTCGGTCACCGACCGGCTTGAAGGGGCAGAAATTGGTCGGATTCGACGGAGTGGGACTGGTGTCTTGGGAGAAAAAGTCCTTGGCGATCTCGGCGTGCAGCCAGCCGGCGTTTCCGGAGATCTGAAGGTTGTCGATCGGCACCCACGTCCACTGCAGCTCGATGCCGTAGATCTGGGACTCGGGCGCGTTGACGGTTGTTCCAACGTTGTTCACGACGGTCGTGATGAAGCGGTTCTTGAAGTCGTAGTAGTAGAACGTCGAGTTGAGGAACAAGCGCCCGTCGAGAAGTGTGTTCTTTG comes from Deltaproteobacteria bacterium and encodes:
- a CDS encoding TonB-dependent receptor, with amino-acid sequence MRGVVNIPLLEEKLSARIAFMREFPSNVYELEGQNGLRKELTNNALSGGVSLRASVRYVPTESVTFDLIGAWTKDNDDGGTSRPLQQYPTLPAGQSVLFGSVDYSGATPLPSDPRKHRANRDHKQFHETYWGQAILAVEIPHHELKLNANYQYWDYAVDFDEDFSDVDAIRLVLLDKHKTWTGEATLRSRYESDGWLGRLTWLVGANYQTDEAPNTDVPIWFYQQNAAAANYQIFDAFDVLTPLSPASPNMIRRCCGPCIFQAFDDSVPGIRLRSDVDTETLGVFADASFDLLDEFTLSAGVRYSRTDREMLDVTEWDVLLEPFDFTDNGTPCNSIVPGLTAPQCFNLLRTVLLTPLATAFGGVPVTVANTAFRPPLRGDLNQFTANTTPVVKDERWESVTGRVRLEFRPAEGQLFYANVSTGERHGGFNFLVVEPFDSEEIIAYEIGAKNSLFDDRLFLNTSVIYYDFDKRFANETQNNVTVTTNVPKSEVMGVEIQLVALPVERLQLSANFGWLHTGITSDFISQDNSPTVSNPTSFCAFKPVGDRHGVGPTCDGVLPANLRGQSLPRAPKWTVSASAEYAIEFAAGTLAPRVDFAWRDEVFYRLYESPLDRQGAYTRTDERLRWDVTETPVWFEVYAQNLENNEKVRTQVAAPGGRSRNYWLATPLTFGFRLGWKFEGGTFEEMSPF
- a CDS encoding TonB-dependent receptor, with the translated sequence MNDIYVEQIAVALLGFHDFERVEVLPGPQGTLYGRNSTGGSMNFHTRRPKLDTWEMSGDLDIGWW